Proteins found in one Fusarium oxysporum Fo47 chromosome V, complete sequence genomic segment:
- a CDS encoding chaperonin 10-like protein, translating to MKAFSYENPTDSLQLKDLLVPEPDDDSVLIEVKAAGICHSDCHIISGHGDDYIAKKPIVLGHEVAGMIKNLGRNVSGFQIGDAVTLALLMHPVSERVSGAYVGLSFDGGYGQYVVAPQKILVKIPEGISFAQAAVATDALATSYHAVVGEGSARPGLTVGVVGLGGLGMHGLQFACLKGSTVYGFDVNEAKFDQAKSYGAKDCFTSLEDVTNADIAFDVIVDFVGHSTTTSTAIKAVKPGGKVVTVGLASSDVTIPSNTGSGYILKGVTIVGSIGASMQDLKDVLTLLAEGAIKPELTEVAFEEIPETIKRLAEGTVTGRVWTDPSKAIS from the coding sequence ATGAAAGCCTTTTCCTACGAGAATCCCACCGACAGTCTTCAGCTGAAAGACCTGCTCGTCCCAGAGCCGGATGATGACAGCGTTCTCATTGAGGTCAAGGCTGCAGGAATCTGCCACTCAGATTGCCACATCATCAGCGGCCATGGAGACGACTACATCGCCAAGAAGCCAATTGTGCTCGGCCACGAAGTCGCGGGGATGATTAAGAACCTCGGTCGAAATGTTTCTGGCTTTCAGATCGGAGACGCCGTCACCCTCGCGCTCCTAATGCACCCTGTCTCTGAACGCGTCAGCGGCGCCTACGTCGGGTTGAGTTTCGATGGCGGCTATGGCCAATATGTCGTCGCGCCACAGAAGATTCTCGTTAAAATCCCTGAGGGTATTTCTTTCGCACAAGCTGCCGTTGCGACAGATGCGTTGGCGACTTCTTATCACGCTGTCGTGGGAGAGGGCAGCGCTCGGCCTGGATTGACGGTGGGCGTCGTTGGACTCGGTGGACTGGGCATGCATGGACTTCAATTTGCCTGTCTAAAAGGATCTACGGTGTATGGTTTCGATGTTAATGAGGCCAAGTTTGATCAAGCAAAGAGCTACGGGGCGAAGGATTGTTTCACGTCACTTGAGGATGTAACCAATGCTGATATAGCATTTGATGTTATTGTTGACTTTGTGGGCCACTCTACAACCACTTCAACTGCGATCAAGGCTGTGAAACCAGGTGGCAAAGTCGTCACTGTTGGTCTTGCGTCGTCGGACGTCACGATTCCATCGAATACGGGTTCGGGGTACATCCTCAAGGGCGTAACTATCGTTGGATCCATCGGCGCGTCAATGCAGGACTTGAAGGATGTTCTGACACTTCTAGCCGAGGGTGCTATTAAGCCTGAGCTTACGGAGGTTGCCTTTGAGGAAATACCAGAGACTATCAAGCGGCTGGCAGAGGGAACTGTGACAGGTCGAGTTTGGACGGACCCAAGCAAGGCTATAAGTTGA
- a CDS encoding Sodium:solute symporter family-domain-containing protein gives MDLYYRSDEPSVVPSPLPQSVGYGVVVAAGLAFAFGMMGLTAILKKTLNEDNSKVETFMVANRTVRTGLVASAVVSSWLWSTALLSCVLVTYSYGISGAFWYGAGCSTVIVFFGYLGTVCKGRVPEAHTILEVIRIRYGTVAHLSFTFLAIVNNLLNTINMILGASAAISFLTGMHIMASTFLLPLGVVLYTLVGGIKATFLTDYIHTFAILILSCWLTAKVITSESVGSIGRLYDLVVAAQSNHVVEGNYEGSLLTMTSQQGIYFAIILLTSNFGAVVMDTGYFLKAFAALPSAVVPGYVLGGISYFSIPWSLGTIVGMASLGLEALPIFPTYPRLMTGAEVTNGLALPYVAVAVAGKGGAVAVLLMTFMAVTSTLSAQILAVSSILTFDIYRVYFNQEASNKQVIRWGHIGVVVFGVVAAAFTAMFHYIGVDMGWTLYMLGILTCPGVIPLIFTIIWRKQTKLAAISSAFLGMATGLGVWLGSAYAFSGEVTVASTGGTLPCMYGTVASLFSPLLYSVVITYIRPDNYDWSHFKEQRLAVESDDSSSGSESSQGKGTEQVTTTETASNQTFDGNNQHRWTKYALWWAIATFLGHWVLWPLPMYAAKFIFSQELFTAWIVVSLIWLWWTLIMVGFYPIWNGRDQIAAVTRSIWRSQKSQS, from the exons ATGGATCTCTACTATCGTTCAGACGAACCTTCTGTAGTCCCCTCACCTCTGCCCCAATCTGTTGGATATGGCGTCGTGGTTGCTGCTGGTTTGGCATTTGCGTTTG GCATGATGGGCTTGACCGCGATCCTCAAGAAGACCTTGAACGAAGACAATTCCAAAGTGGAAAC TTTCATGGTTGCCAACAGAACAGTACGAACCGGTCTAGTCGCGTCTGCTGTCGTTTCG TCATGGCTATGGAGTACCGCCCTGTTGAGTTGCGTCCTAGTAACCTACAGCTATGGAATCAGCGGCGCATTTTGGTATGGTGCTGGTTGTTCGACTGTTATAGTCTTCTTTGGCTACCTGGGAACCGTCTGCAAAGGACGCGTCCCTGAAGCCCATACCATTCTTGAGGTCATTCGCATCCGATATG GGACCGTGGCTCATTTGAGCTTCACGTTCTTAGCTATTGTTAATAACCTGCTCAATACAATCAACATGATCCTAGGCGCATCGGCGGCAATATCCTTCTT AACAGGAATGCACATCATGGCATCGACCTTCTTGCTTCCTTTGGGTGTCGTTCTCTACACACTCGTTGGTGGTATAAAGGCAAC GTTCCTCACTGACTACATCCATACTTTCGCGATCCTTATTCTCAGCTGCTGGTTGACAGCCAAGGTGATAACATCGGAATCTGTCGGTTCAATCGGACGTCTTTACGATCTCGTCGTCGCCGCTCAGTCGAAccatgttgttgaaggcAACTATGAGGGTTCCCTACTCACCATGACTTCCCAACAGGGTATTTACTTCGCTATCATCCTCCTCACCTCCAATTTCGGTGCTGTTGTT ATGGATACGGGATACTTCCTCAAAGCATTCGCTGCTTTGCCGAGCGCCGTTGTCCCAGGCTATGTGCTGGGTGGTATCTCTTACTTCAGCATACCTTGGTCGCTCGGTACTATTGTGGGGATGGCTTCACTGGGACTCGAAGCTCTTCCAATCTTCCCAACGTATCCACGG CTCATGACGGGTGCTGAGGTTACGAACGGCCTTGCTCTTCCTTACGTCGCTGTTGCTGTCGCTGGCAAGGGAGGTGCCGTTGCAGTTTTGCTCATGACTTTCATGGCTGTCACCTCAACTTTGTCAGCACAAATTCTTGCCGTCTCTTCCATCCTTACGTTCGACATATACCGCGTATACTTCAATCAGGAGGCTTCCAACAAGCAGGTGATTCGATGGGGACATATTGGAGTTGTCGTCTTTGGCGTTGTAGCTGCGGCCTTCACTGCCATGTTCCATTACATCGGAGTCGACATGGGATGGACACTCTACATGCTCG GAATTCTTACGTGTCCCGGCGTTATTCCGCTAATCTTCACCATAATCTGGCGCAAACAGACGAAGCTCGCCGCTATTAGCTCCGCATTCCTAGGAATGGCGACGGGCCTCGGAGTCTGGCTCGGCTCCGCATACGCCTTTTCCGGAGAAGTAACGGTCGCGTCGACGGGAGGGACCCTACCCTGTATGTACGGCACCGTTGCATCTTTATTCAGCCCATTGCTATACAGCGTGGTTATCACATATATACGACCTGATAATTATGACTGGAGCCATTTCAAGGAACAAAGGCTAGCTGTTGAGTCTGATGATAGCTCCAGTGGATCAGAAAGTTCTCAGGGTAAAGGCACTGAACAGGTTACGACAACGGAAACGGCATCAAATCAAACTTTTGATGGCAATAATCAGCACCGATGGACTAAATATGCTCTGTGGTGGGCTATCGCTACGTTTCTTGGACACTGGGTATTATGGCCACTACCAATGTACGCCGCGAAATTTATTTTCAGTCAAGAG TTATTCACTGCATGGATTGTCGTGTCTCTGATCTGGCTCTGGTGGACTCTCATCATGGTCGGTTTCTACCCGATCTGGAACGGCCGTGATCAGATAGCCGCGGTTACACGAAGCATTTGGAGGTCCCAAAAGTCTCAGTCATGA